The Impatiens glandulifera chromosome 3, dImpGla2.1, whole genome shotgun sequence genome contains a region encoding:
- the LOC124931758 gene encoding aluminum-activated malate transporter 12, whose amino-acid sequence MWYNNCEEKARMKVKGLMGKMKRLPGNTWGTLWNPGREDPRRLIHALKVGLSLTLVSLLYLIEPLYKTVGQNAVWAVMTVVVVLEFTAGATLCKGLNRGLGTLLAGSLAFGIEYVAQESGHVFRAMFIGGAVFLIGFASTYIRFIPYIKKNYDYGVVIFLLTFNLITVSSYRVDNVLKLAHQRSLTIAMGCGICLLMCLLFFPNWSGEDLHNNTVFKLQGLAKSIQACVNEYFNEDEKEERQDKSLSEDPIYKGYKSVLDSKSIDETLAVHASWEPRHSRHCRFPWQQYVKLGDTLRHFGYTLVALHGCLQTEIQTPKSIRAMFKDPCTRLAAEVSQALSDLADSIRRRRHLSPGILSDHLHQSLHDLNVAIKSQPKLFLGPFNKSFGSNKKPTAPHSGPLLLSSVKTDTSALMEWRNRRAVSGEGCKTTLRPTLSKMSITSLEFSEALPFAAFASLLVEAVARLDLIIEEVEDLARVANFKEYVPPALEVDDPEKIVVTCEKGKEDKRAMQIESNLPSHGTE is encoded by the exons ATGTGGTATAATAATTGTGAGGAGAAGGCTAGAATGAAGGTGAAGGGTTTGATGGGAAAGATGAAGAGATTGCCAGGAAATACATGGGGGACTTTGTGGAATCCTGGGAGGGAAGACCCACGTCGACTCATTCATGCCTTGAAGGTTGGACTGTCTTTGACATTAGTCTCTCTTCTCTATCTGATTGAGCCTTTGTACAAGACCGTAGGTCAGAACGCTGTTTGGGCTGTCATGACTGTCGTCGTCGTCTTAGAGTTCACTGCGG GGGCAACATTGTGTAAAGGGCTGAATAGAGGACTAGGGACACTTCTAGCAGGTTCACTAGCATTCGGGATTGAGTATGTTGCTCAAGAATCTGGACATGTTTTCCGGGCTATGTTCATCGGAGGTGCTGTTTTTCtaatag GTTTTGCATCTACTTATATTAGGTTTATACCTTATATTAAGAAGAACTATGACTATGGAGTAGTGATATTCCTTCTAACGTTCAACTTGATTACTGTTTCAAGCTATCGTGTTGACAATGTCCTAAAGCTAGCCCATCAGAGGTCTTTAACCATTGCCATGGGCTGCGGAATCTGTCTCCTTATGTGTCTCCTCTTTTTCCCTAACTGGTCCGGTGAAGACCTTCATAACAACACTGTCTTCAAGCTTCAAGGCTTAGCCAAATCTATTCAAG caTGTGTTAATGAATACTTCAATGAGGACGAAAAAGAAGAAAGGCAGGACAAATCATTATCCGAAGATCCTATTTACAAAGGATACAAGTCTGTTCTTGACTCGAAATCCATCGACGAGACACTG GCTGTTCATGCGAGCTGGGAGCCAAGACACTCAAGACACTGCAGGTTTCCATGGCAGCAGTACGTTAAATTAGGAGACACCCTTCGTCATTTCGGATACACTCTCGTTGCTTTACATGGATGTCTTCAAACTGAGATTCaa ACTCCAAAATCAATCCGCGCCATGTTCAAGGACCCATGCACACGTTTAGCGGCTGAAGTGTCTCAGGCTTTGAGCGATCTGGCAGACAGCATAAGACGCCGCCGTCATCTCTCCCCTGGAATCCTCTCCGACCATCTCCACCAGTCCCTCCACGATCTCAACGTGGCCATAAAGTCCCAGCCCAAGCTCTTCCTCGGCCCATTCAACAAGAGCTTCGGCTCCAACAAGAAACCAACAGCTCCCCATTCGGGGCCGTTACTGCTTTCCAGCGTGAAGACTGACACTTCAGCACTAATGGAGTGGCGGAACAGGAGGGCGGTTTCAGGGGAGGGCTGCAAGACCACTCTGAGACCGACATTGAGCAAGATGTCGATCACGAGCCTCGAGTTTTCGGAGGCTTTGCCATTTGCAGCGTTTGCTTCATTGTTGGTGGAGGCGGTGGCAAGGCTGGACTTGATTATTGAAGAGGTGGAGGATCTGGCTAGGGTTGCTAACTTTAAGGAGTATGTTCCGCCGGCATtagaggtggatgatcctgagaAAATTGTTGTGACTTGTGAAAAGGGTAAAGAAGATAAGAGGGCTATGCAGATTGAGAGTAATTTGCCTTCCCATGGAACTGAATAG
- the LOC124931759 gene encoding uncharacterized protein LOC124931759: protein MAAVVNTHFAFFNWNFGRKGGSGDSNPQQLPIYHNVDHLPFPPSLLDKTFLRGRELKCCYKATIDGFSATAFHNCADFKGPCVIIGYTTLTNSSSSSPFKFGAFNPEGYRSTDDYYDTFEPFLFYWPTNDNNNNNNNNTIPTVLPKVGGSGAALFDYARGGPQFGADGLLIGPPLAPVMGGFAGPDTNSGIGDLRQAKSRLGLSYAKRPDGKDSLFGDESRVLLQDVLVFCSPQIASLY from the exons ATGGCAGCAGTGGTCAACACTCATTTTGCCTTCTTCAATTGGAACTTTGGAAGAAAAGGAGGATCAGGAGACAGCAACCCCCAACAACTGCCCATCTACCACAATGTTGATCATCTTCCCTTCCCTCCTTCTCTGCTTGATAAAACCTTCTTAAGAG GTAGAGAGTTGAAATGTTGTTACAAGGCTACCATTGATGGGTTTAGTGCAACTGCATTCCACAACTGCGCTGATTTCAAGGGTCCTTGTGTCATCATTGGCTATACAACATTAACcaactcttcttcttcttctccattcaAATTTGGAGCATTCAATCCTGAAGGCTACAGAAGCACAGATGACTATTATGACACTTTTGAACCATTTCTCTTCTACTGGCCAACAAATgataacaacaataataataataataataccatTCCCACCGTTCTTCCTAAAGTTGGGGGAAGCGGTGCAGCCCTATTCGATTATGCACGCGGGGGTCCACAATTTGGTGCTGACGGATTGTTGATCGGTCCACCATTGGCTCCGGTTATGGGAGGATTTGCTGGGCCTGACACTAATTCGGGCATTGGTGACTTGAGGCAAGCCAAGTCCAGGCTGGGCTTGTCATATGCTAAAAGACCAGATGGTAAGGACTCATTGTTTGGAGATGAGTCTAGGGTTCTTCTTCAAGATGTTCTTGTCTTTTGCAGCCCTCAAATTGCAAGCCTATACTAA
- the LOC124931756 gene encoding MND1-interacting protein 1-like: MGCTVGDKHFRANRRARSLKSALEHGNNNGDKSSVPSPAACLESGHGSPHNTNFSSNPNSDETGCGFCTEEQLEEILLKNLEFLYNEAVSKLVALGYDEEFSLNTILKSGHSYGQSDVLTNIMHNSLSYLNDTSVSDDNTPCFSDLKQLVEYSLAALICFLQRIKPHWSKGDAMWCLLMSDLHLTRASTFEFPVTPSSNNAASMGSSNNPTGINPASCKFHGGWGFGNGGTSEFPSNESFSYASETTLQREIECPKKYNLTPSMKSLLKKNVALFAAGFRANSRQLQIQSQVPPTSVTGLDRISEISNEHKNSKEFQVSRSHEVVANAVLSKFREMNLDEGTECVTDDQKDEVILNLIRQITDLEKQVKERKEWAHQKAIQAARKLSTDLTELKMLRTEKEETQRSKKGKQTLEDSTMKRLSDMENSLRKASGQVDRANAGVRRLEVENAEIRAEMEAAKLSASESINACLEVAKREKKCLKKLLVWEKQKTKLQDEISAENLKLSELQKELVQTEAAQKKAEEKWKQEQKGREVAEAEVEKERHLKEETESNNKRKLEALRLKIEIDFQLHKDDIQRLEQELSRLQVTAAAATTKSDSHNHNHQPKNSLTTDPPKSGQETRIAKLLNKLDASLEKNGGGPCNTERKCLICKKEEVSVVFLPCTHQVLCSSCNDIHGKKGKTTCPSCRLPIEQRIRVFGAAS, encoded by the exons ATGGGCTGTACGGTTGGAGACAAGCATTTCCGGGCCAACCGGAGGGCTCGATCGTTGAAATCAGCTCTCGAGCATGGAAACAACAACGGTGACAAATCATCGGTTCCATCGCCCGCCGCCTGTCTGGAATCTGGCCACGGTTCGCCTCACAATACAAACTTTAGTTCGAACCCTAATTCAGATGAAACAGGTTGTGGATTTTGTACTGAGGAACAGTTGGAGGAAATTTTGTTGAAGAATTTggaatttttatataatgaagcTGTTTCAAAGCTTGTGGCTTTGGGTTATGATGAGGAATTTTCTCTTAATACCATCCTTAAGAGTGGCCATAGCTATGGACAAAGTGatgttttgactaatatcatgCACAACTCCTTGAGCTATTTAAATGATACTAGTGTTTCTGATGACAATACACCATGTTTTTCTGATTTAAAGCAGTTGGTTGAGTACTCACTTGCTGCGTTAATATGTTTTTTGCAAAGAATTAAGCCTCATTGGAGTAAAGGGGATGCTATGTGGTGTCTTCTAATGAGTGATCTTCACTTGACTCGAGCTAGTACGTTTGAATTTCCTGTTACACCGTCTTCAAACAATGCAGCGAGTATGGGCAGCAGCAATAACCCTACTGGGATTAACCCAGCTTCATGTAAGTTTCATGGAGGATGGGGCTTTGGAAATGGGGGGACCTCTGAGTTTCCTTCTAATGAATCTTTCTCCTATGCATCAGAAACGACTTTGCAGAGAGAGATTGAATGCCCAAAGAAATATAACCTCACACCTTCAATGAAGTCCTTGTTGAAAAAGAATGTTGCATTGTTTGCTGCTGGTTTTAGAGCAAACTCAAGACAGTTGCAAATTCAGTCTCAAGTTCCCCCTACCTCTGTAACAGGTCTTGATCGGATTTCTGAAATCTCAAATGAGCATAAGAATAGCAAAGAGTTCCAAGTTTCAAGAAGCCATGAGGTTGTTGCCAATGCGGTATTGAGTAAATTTCGTGAAATGAATCTCGATGAGGGAACCGAGTGTGTGACGGACGATCAGAAGGATGAGGtgatattgaatttaattaggCAGATTACGGATCTTGAGAAACAAGTGAAGGAGAGGAAAGAATGGGCTCACCAGAAAGCTATTCAGGCTGCAAGAAAGCTCAGCACTGATCTTACAGAGTTAAAAATGTTAAGAACGGAAAAGGAAGAAACACAACGATCGAAGAAAGGGAAGCAAACACTTGAAGACTCGACGATGAAGCGTCTCTCTGACATGGAGAATTCTCTGAGGAAGGCAAGTGGTCAAGTTGACCGTGCAAATGCAGGTGTAAGAAGGCTCGAAGTAGAGAACGCTGAAATTAGAGCAGAGATGGAGGCGGCTAAGTTAAGTGCTTCAGAGTCGATTAATGCATGTTTGGAAGTTGCAAAGCGCGAGAAAAAGTGTCTGAAGAAGCTTTTGGTCTGGGAAAAGCAGAAAACTAAGCTGCAGGATGAAATTTCAGCTGAGAATCTTAAGCTATCAGAGTTGCAGAAAGAGTTGGTTCAGACTGAGGCAGCTCAAAAGAAGGCTGAG GAAAAATGGAAGCAGGAGCAAAAAGGTAGAGAGGTTGCAGAAGCTGAAGTTGAGAAAGAAAGGCACCTTAAGGAAGAAACAGAGTCAAATAACAAAAGGAAGCTTGAAGCATTGCGGTTAAAGATAGAGATAGACTTCCAGCTACACAAGGACGACATCCAAAGACTTGAACAGGAATTGTCTCGCCTGCAAGTtacagcagcagcagcaacaacAAAAAGCGACTCTCATAACCATAATCATCAGCCAAAGAATTCGTTAACAACCGATCCTCCCAAATCAGGACAAGAAACAAGAATTGCAAAGCTGCTTAACAAATTAGATGCATCCTTAGAGAAGAATGGAGGAGGACCATGCAACACTGAGAGAAAATGCTTAATCTGTAAGAAAGAAGAAGTTTCGGTCGTTTTCCTTCCCTGCACTCATCAGGTTCTCTGTTCCAGCTGTAATGACATTCACGGGAAGAAGGGGAAAACTACTTGTCCCTCCTGCAGGCTGCCCATAGAACAGAGGATTCGCGTATTTGGAGCCGCCTcctag
- the LOC124931757 gene encoding uncharacterized protein LOC124931757 → MARKRNPDDGTMMSGTAEIFAEVFVMYNGEWKIAADGVRSFCANSCKTFDIPQNTTFAELVDIIYHSIKVQKSTYDLVIEVMYEVHPNFPPVVIDEDDDLGTYLSRLISGSTSSPLCVTIVEKSPLTYSSQDSVQPLPTQKTIPGVVPEMFQQVLFESENEGGGEEIVPHYDRINCFLRPLRRQRLRQSPLKMKHITNPLVKVPITTTPIENALVNEKVGSNGVYEEDVSVDDGEDYTRSSKVNKLLHGVTCEKFVSRMTFNDMKEVQEVITKYAEEAKVSVDVEIRDPYWIKYFCKGKDCNWMIYACHKFNQNIFEVKDYIPTHTCCSDSTNSNKNLIFVHVSAHGNEKAYNVEGFDGGNMAKGDYEDIIVVDDHDLHGFDESEFDFSDSDLGSTFEGSESGEYYTRTSRVYRLGRGVGSEKFILRMTFGNRKQFREVINRYIYETKLPIRVEISEPNRIKFACKGKGCRWMIYASKDFGSKVFKVKTYIPKHTCPSENNNKEVVTSSFIASYFMSKIISQPRITYRQIQELCLTELNANVSLYKCRRAKSIVKQLIDDNHMYGEEELHPNNPSNSTEPSSNQDRQKRKRRRQSHANGNESSSTSSE, encoded by the exons ATGGCCCGAAAACGGAATCCCGACGACGGAACCATGATGTCCGGTACTG ctgaaATATTTGCTGAAGTATTTGTTATGTATAATGGAGAATGGAAAATTGCAGCGGATGGTGTTAGGTCTTTCTGTGCAAATTCATGTAAAACTTTTGATATACCCCAAAATACTACATTTGCCGAATTAGTTGATATCATCTATCATAGTATTAAAGTGCAAAAGTCTACCTATGATTTAGTGATTGAAGTCATGTATGAGGTTCACCCAAATTTTCCCCCTGTTGTTATTGATGAAGATGACGATTTGGGCACATATTTATCACGGTTGATTTCGGGTAGCACTTCGTCACCACTGTGTGTCACTAtagtagagaagtcaccacTTACATACTCAAGTCAAGATAGTGTACAACCACTGCCTACTCAAAAAACTATACCTGGAGTTGTTCCTGAAATGTTTCAGCAGGTTCTGTTTGAAAGTGAaaatgaaggaggaggagaagaaatcGTGCCTCATTATGATAGAATCAACTGCTTTCTTCGGCCATTGCGTCGGCAGCGTCTTCGGCAATCCCCTCT TAAAATGAAGCATATTACCAATCCATTAGTTAAAGTGCCAATAACAACAACTCCTATTGAAAATGCTCTTGTTAATGAGAAAGTTGGGTCCAATGGTGTCTATGAAGAAGATGTCTCTGTTGATGATGGTGAAGATTATACAAGAAGTAGCAAAGTTAACAAGCTCTTACATGGCGTTACATGTGAGAAGTTTGTCTCAAGAATGACTTTTAATGATATGAAGGAAGTCCAAGAAGTTATAACTAAGTATGCAGAAGAAGCAAAAGTGTCTGTTGATGTTGAAATACGTGACCCATATTGGATCAAGTATTTTTGCAAGGGAAAAGATTGCAATTGGATGATTTATGCATGccataaatttaatcaaaatatttttgaggtGAAGGACTATATTCCAACGCACACTTGTTGCTCAGATAGTACTAATAGCAACAAGAATCTAATATTTGTGCATGTTTCAGCTCATGGTAATGAGAAAGCTTACAATGTTGAGGGATTTGACGGTGGAAATATGGCTAAAGGTGATTATGAAGATATCATTGTTGTTGATGATCATGATCTGCACGGTTTTGATGAATCTGAGTTTGATTTTTCCGATTCTGACTTGGGAAGCACTTTTGAAGGCTCGGAAAGTGGCGAATATTACACAAGGACTAGCAGAGTTTACCGGCTTGGACGTGGTGTTGGATCTGAGAAGTTTATATTAAGAATGACTTTTGGTAATAGGAAGCAGTTCAGAGAAGTTATTAACAGGTACATATATGAAACGAAACTGCCAATTCGTGTTGAAATAAGTGAACCCAATAGGATAAAGTTTGCCTGCAAGGGAAAAGGTTGCAGATGGATGATTTATGCAAGTAAAGATTTTGGATCAAAGGTATTTAAGGTGAAGACATATATTCCAAAACATACTTGTCCATCCGAAAACAACAATAAGGAGGTGGTGACATCAAGCTTCATTGCGAGTTACTTTATGAGCAAGATAATTTCTCAACCGAGGATCACTTATCGTCAAATTCAAGAACTGTGCTTAACAGAGCTAAATGCGAATGTTAGCCTTTATAAGTGTAGGAGAGCAAAAAGTATAGTGAAGCAGTTGATTGATGACAATCATATGTATGGAGAAGAAGAGCTTCACCCAAATAATCCAAGCAATTCAACAGAACCTAGTTCAAACCAG GATAGGCAAAAAAGGAAAAGGAGAAGACAGAGTCATGCAAACGGAAATGAAAGCAGCTCAACCTCATCT GAATGA
- the LOC124931243 gene encoding uncharacterized protein LOC124931243, whose product MRFFRKIAGLLGFSKDESHDVNDEDDDDDGTNYNNRVETHLPRKGFSVPVQVAVDRPQVVPLFIPCRVGDGGLQGLKWYAQQLKIDEDGDIADEFFEEIVTNTGDHQEQDHSMARFEVKYVVRPAKVRNQALSLNGKIQHSVDFQGRVEWV is encoded by the exons ATGAGGTTTTTTAGGAAGATCGCGGGTCTTCTAGGGTTTTCTAAGGACGAATCTCACGATGTCAATGATGAAGACGACGACGATGATGGCACCAATTACAATAACAGAGTTGAAACCCATCTCCCTCGTAAGGGGTTTAGCGTTCCCGTTCAGGTCGCTGTCGACCGGCCTCAGGTTGTCCCGCTTTTTATTCCCTGCCGTGTTGGCGATGGCGGTCTTCAG GGATTAAAATGGTATGCTCAGCAGCTGAAGATAGATGAAGATGGCGACATAGCAGATGAATTCTTTGAAGAGATAGTAACAAACACAGGTGATCATCAAGAGCAAGATCATTCAATGGCAAGATTTGAAGTGAAGTATGTTGTTAGACCGGCCAAGGTAAGAAATCAAGCACTGTCTTTAAATGGGAAAATCCAACACAGTGTAGATTTCCAAGGCAGAGTAGAGTGGGTGTAA